One segment of Paenibacillus rhizovicinus DNA contains the following:
- a CDS encoding CtsR family transcriptional regulator — MRNISDLIEQYLKHMLKESPGGAVELQRNDLADRFSCVPSQINYVISTRFTLEKGYFVESKRGGGGYIRIQRVELPTLSALQEHLVQTIGEQVDQDTAEGVIYQLEEEKLISRREANLLRAAVSRDSLAVKLPLRDEIRARLLRAMLVTLLMK, encoded by the coding sequence ATGCGCAACATTTCCGATCTCATCGAGCAGTACCTCAAGCATATGCTAAAGGAAAGCCCCGGCGGTGCAGTGGAGCTGCAGCGAAATGATTTGGCGGACCGCTTTTCCTGCGTGCCCTCCCAAATCAATTACGTCATCAGTACCCGCTTTACACTGGAGAAAGGCTATTTCGTGGAGAGCAAACGCGGCGGCGGCGGATATATCCGTATTCAACGCGTTGAACTGCCAACGTTGTCCGCTCTTCAGGAACACCTTGTCCAGACGATCGGTGAGCAAGTGGATCAGGATACGGCGGAAGGGGTTATTTATCAGCTGGAGGAAGAGAAGCTCATTTCCCGGAGAGAAGCGAATTTGCTTCGGGCGGCGGTTTCCCGCGATTCCTTGGCTGTGAAGCTCCCGCTGCGCGACGAAATTCGTGCTCGGCTGCTTCGGGCAATGCTCGTTACACTGCTCATGAAGTAG
- a CDS encoding UvrB/UvrC motif-containing protein: MLCQECEKKPATLHFTKIVNGEKTEFHICEACARERGEGIPGTANGFSIHSLLSGLLDFEQASAMNGIGAKPQQQLRCDNCGLTYTQFSKMGRFGCSNCYVQFGNKLDPILKRVHGNTTHVGKIPKRAGEQIQVKREVEVLRQDLQARIEQEDFENAAQIRDRIRELERNIADAQERHG; the protein is encoded by the coding sequence ATGCTTTGTCAGGAATGCGAGAAGAAGCCGGCGACGCTTCATTTTACGAAAATCGTGAACGGGGAGAAGACGGAGTTTCATATATGCGAAGCTTGCGCACGCGAACGGGGAGAAGGTATTCCCGGAACGGCGAACGGATTTTCCATTCACAGTCTATTGTCGGGTTTGCTCGATTTTGAGCAGGCAAGCGCGATGAACGGCATCGGCGCAAAGCCGCAGCAGCAGCTGAGGTGCGACAATTGCGGACTGACGTATACGCAATTCAGTAAAATGGGTCGATTCGGCTGCAGCAACTGCTACGTCCAGTTCGGCAACAAGCTGGATCCTATTCTCAAGAGAGTGCACGGCAATACGACGCATGTCGGTAAAATTCCGAAGCGTGCCGGCGAACAGATTCAAGTGAAGCGTGAAGTCGAAGTGCTTCGGCAGGATTTGCAGGCGCGAATCGAGCAAGAGGATTTCGAGAACGCAGCCCAGATCAGGGATCGAATTCGCGAACTTGAACGCAATATAGCCGACGCTCAGGAAAGGCATGGTTAG
- a CDS encoding protein arginine kinase: MKGIGPEADVVISSRIRIARNLTGHPFPMLATNQQANDVMEQLTAVADSGKLHDYGPFETVQLSQLNELERRVLVEKHLISPNLANESRSGAVMLSENEAVSIMVNEEDHLRIQCLYPGFQIKEAWGLASRIDDIFEEETDYAFDERRGYLTSCPTNVGTGIRSSVMMHLPGLVLTQQINRILSAITQVGLAVRGIYGEGSEATGNLFQISNQITLGQSEGEIIENLHNVARQIIEHERAARNRLLEDSRIRLEDRIQRSYGILSHAMIMDSKEAAQRLSDVRLGIDLGLIRDVTPQVMNEMMVLTQPGFLQQVFNEKMSPELRDIRRAELIRNQLHSESDHGGV; this comes from the coding sequence ATGAAAGGCATCGGTCCTGAAGCCGACGTAGTCATCAGCAGCCGGATTCGCATCGCCCGCAATTTGACGGGACATCCGTTTCCGATGCTGGCAACGAACCAGCAGGCGAATGACGTGATGGAACAGCTAACCGCGGTCGCTGACTCCGGGAAGCTGCATGATTACGGTCCATTCGAGACGGTTCAATTGTCGCAGCTGAACGAGCTTGAACGAAGGGTGCTCGTAGAGAAGCATTTGATCAGCCCGAATTTGGCCAACGAGTCGCGCAGCGGAGCCGTGATGCTCAGCGAGAACGAAGCGGTCAGCATAATGGTGAATGAAGAGGATCATTTGCGGATCCAATGCCTGTATCCAGGCTTCCAAATCAAGGAGGCATGGGGGCTTGCAAGCCGCATTGACGATATTTTTGAGGAAGAAACCGATTATGCGTTCGATGAACGCAGAGGTTACTTAACCAGTTGTCCGACTAATGTCGGCACGGGTATCCGCTCATCGGTAATGATGCATCTGCCGGGGCTGGTGCTTACCCAGCAAATTAACCGAATTTTGTCGGCCATCACGCAAGTCGGTCTGGCGGTTCGGGGCATTTACGGGGAAGGCAGCGAAGCGACCGGCAACCTGTTTCAAATTTCGAATCAGATTACGCTCGGGCAATCCGAAGGGGAAATCATCGAGAATCTGCACAATGTTGCCCGCCAGATCATCGAGCATGAAAGGGCCGCCAGGAACCGGCTGCTGGAAGATTCCAGAATCCGGCTTGAAGATCGCATACAGCGTTCTTACGGCATCCTGTCCCATGCCATGATCATGGATTCCAAGGAAGCGGCGCAGCGGTTGTCCGATGTTCGATTGGGGATTGATCTTGGCTTGATTCGCGATGTGACGCCGCAGGTCATGAATGAGATGATGGTATTAACGCAGCCTGGTTTCCTTCAACAGGTGTTCAATGAGAAAATGTCGCCTGAACTGCGGGATATCCGGCGTGCGGAACTTATTCGCAATCAATTGCACAGTGAATCTGATCATGGGGGTGTGTGA
- a CDS encoding ATP-dependent Clp protease ATP-binding subunit: MMFGRFTERAQKVLALAQEEAVRLGHNNIGTEHILLGLNREGEGIAAKALIGLGLSLEKIQDEVESLIGRGQEQPTNIAYTPRAKKVIELSMDEARKLGHTYVGTEHILLGLIREGEGVAARVLNNLGISLNKARQQVLQLLGSSEAVSSSHGAPANVSTPTLDGLARDLTAYAKDGNLDPVIGRSKEIERVIQVLSRRTKNNPVLIGEPGVGKTAIAEGLAQKIIAGEIPETLRDKRVMTLDMGSVVAGTKYRGEFEDRLKKIMDEIRQAGNIVLFIDELHTLIGAGGAEGAIDASNILKPALARGELQCIGATTLDEYRKYIEKDAALERRFQPITVDQPSPEEAIQILHGLRDRYEAHHRVKITDEAIEQAVKLSDRYITDRFLPDKAIDLIDEASSKVRLKSYTVPPNLKQLENRLEDIRKEKDSAVQSQEFEKAAALRDTEQKIREELDVTKNQWKEKQGRTDSEVTPEDIAQVVASWTGIPVSKLAEEETQRLLKMEDILHDRVIGQSEAVKAVSRAIRRARAGLKDPKRPMGSFIFLGPTGVGKTELARALAEAMFGDENAVIRIDMSEYMEKHSTSRLVGAPPGYVGYEEGGQLTEKVRRKPYSVVLLDEIEKAHPEVFNILLQVLEDGRLTDSKGRVVDFRNTLIIMTSNVGADQIKRNSSLGFTAAQDSGRDFNIMKDKVLAELKKSFRPEFLNRIDETIVFHSLDQEHIAQIVTLMSDELRKRLREQEVDFTLTDSAKAFLAKEGFDPQYGARPLRRAIQKHIEDRLSEDLLMGKISKGHTLIIDEQDGGLTVTHVDSTPAAEEPATK; the protein is encoded by the coding sequence ATGATGTTTGGAAGATTTACCGAACGGGCACAGAAGGTGCTCGCATTGGCGCAGGAAGAAGCCGTTCGTCTCGGTCACAATAATATTGGTACGGAGCATATTTTACTCGGTTTGAACCGAGAAGGGGAAGGAATTGCGGCGAAAGCTTTGATCGGTCTCGGACTCAGCCTTGAGAAAATTCAAGACGAAGTCGAATCGCTCATCGGCCGCGGTCAGGAACAGCCTACTAACATCGCGTACACGCCGCGTGCGAAGAAGGTCATCGAACTTTCGATGGACGAAGCGCGCAAGCTGGGCCATACGTATGTCGGCACGGAGCATATCTTGCTCGGTCTGATTCGCGAAGGCGAAGGCGTTGCGGCACGCGTACTCAATAATCTTGGCATCAGCCTGAACAAAGCCCGTCAGCAAGTACTGCAGCTGCTTGGCAGCAGCGAAGCGGTATCGAGCAGCCACGGAGCGCCGGCTAATGTCAGCACTCCGACGCTCGATGGACTCGCACGCGACCTGACGGCGTATGCCAAAGACGGCAATCTGGATCCGGTTATCGGTCGGAGCAAAGAAATCGAGCGCGTGATTCAAGTGCTCAGCCGCAGAACGAAAAACAATCCGGTTCTGATCGGGGAACCAGGGGTCGGTAAAACGGCCATTGCCGAAGGTCTTGCCCAGAAGATCATTGCCGGCGAAATTCCGGAAACGCTTCGCGATAAACGCGTCATGACGCTCGATATGGGCTCTGTAGTAGCCGGAACGAAATATCGCGGCGAGTTCGAAGATCGCCTCAAAAAAATTATGGACGAAATTCGCCAAGCCGGAAACATCGTCTTGTTCATCGATGAGCTGCATACGCTGATCGGGGCAGGCGGAGCGGAAGGAGCGATCGATGCATCGAACATCTTGAAGCCGGCGCTTGCCCGCGGAGAGCTGCAGTGTATCGGTGCTACGACGCTGGACGAATATCGCAAATATATCGAAAAGGATGCCGCTTTGGAACGCCGTTTCCAGCCGATTACGGTCGACCAGCCGTCGCCGGAAGAAGCGATTCAAATCCTGCATGGCCTTCGTGATCGCTATGAAGCGCATCACCGGGTGAAAATTACGGACGAAGCGATCGAGCAAGCCGTAAAACTGTCGGACCGTTATATTACGGACCGCTTCCTCCCGGACAAAGCAATCGACCTTATCGACGAGGCGAGCTCCAAAGTACGCTTGAAATCGTACACGGTACCGCCTAATCTCAAACAGCTGGAGAACCGTCTGGAGGATATCCGCAAGGAGAAAGACTCCGCCGTTCAAAGCCAGGAGTTCGAGAAAGCAGCGGCGCTCCGCGATACGGAACAGAAAATTCGCGAAGAGCTCGACGTAACGAAGAATCAATGGAAAGAAAAACAAGGCCGCACGGATTCCGAGGTAACGCCTGAAGATATCGCGCAGGTCGTGGCAAGCTGGACCGGCATTCCGGTTTCCAAGCTGGCCGAGGAAGAAACGCAGCGCCTGCTCAAAATGGAGGATATCCTCCATGACCGCGTCATCGGTCAAAGCGAAGCGGTCAAAGCGGTATCCCGCGCGATTCGCAGAGCGCGCGCAGGCTTGAAGGATCCGAAGCGTCCGATGGGCTCGTTCATCTTCCTCGGTCCGACCGGGGTCGGTAAAACCGAGCTGGCACGCGCGCTCGCTGAAGCGATGTTCGGCGACGAGAACGCGGTCATCCGCATCGATATGTCCGAATACATGGAGAAGCATTCCACATCAAGACTCGTAGGAGCGCCTCCAGGTTATGTCGGCTACGAAGAAGGCGGCCAGCTGACGGAGAAAGTTCGCCGTAAACCGTACTCGGTCGTGCTGCTCGATGAAATCGAGAAAGCACATCCAGAAGTCTTCAACATTTTGCTGCAAGTGCTGGAAGACGGACGCTTGACGGACTCCAAAGGCCGCGTCGTCGATTTCCGGAACACGCTGATCATCATGACGTCGAACGTCGGTGCCGACCAAATCAAACGCAATTCCTCGCTCGGCTTCACCGCCGCGCAAGACTCGGGACGCGACTTTAACATCATGAAGGATAAAGTGCTGGCCGAGCTGAAGAAGAGCTTCCGTCCGGAGTTCCTGAACCGGATCGACGAGACGATTGTATTCCATTCGCTGGATCAAGAGCATATCGCTCAAATCGTCACGCTGATGTCCGATGAGCTTCGCAAACGGCTGCGCGAGCAAGAAGTGGACTTTACGCTTACGGATTCGGCGAAGGCCTTCCTGGCGAAAGAAGGCTTCGATCCGCAATACGGCGCGCGTCCGCTGCGCAGAGCGATTCAGAAGCATATCGAGGACCGTCTCTCCGAGGATCTGCTGATGGGCAAAATCTCTAAGGGCCATACGCTTATCATCGATGAGCAAGATGGCGGTTTGACTGTTACGCATGTCGACAGCACGCCTGCTGCCGAAGAACCGGCAACTAAATAA
- the radA gene encoding DNA repair protein RadA → MAKLKTKFACTECGNESPKWMGKCPGCGQWNTMVEEKETVVKTQGMGSSIIQTKEKPRPIIHIESGQEKRIETTNKELNRVLGGGVVPGSLILVGGDPGIGKSTLLLQTSHALAAKKLTVLYISGEESVRQTRLRADRLGALSETLYVLCETNMDQINDAIESVNPDFLVIDSIQTVYDPSVQSAPGSVSQVRECTAHFMRVAKIKGIATVLVGHVTKEGAIAGPRMLEHMVDCVLYFEGERHHTYRLLRAVKNRFGSTNEIGIFEMVEDGLREVNNPSELFLSERPMGVSGSTVVASMEGTRPVLVEMQALVATTNFPSPRRMATGIDHNRMTLIVAVLEKRMGMFLQTQDAYLNVAGGIRLDEPAVDLAAAVSIASSFKDAPTRPFDVFFGEIGLTGEVRAVSRAEQRVKEAHKLGFKRVIMPKKSLKGWTPPAGIEIIGVETVAEALSAAFG, encoded by the coding sequence ATGGCAAAACTTAAAACTAAATTCGCATGCACGGAATGCGGCAACGAATCACCCAAGTGGATGGGGAAATGCCCGGGTTGCGGGCAGTGGAATACAATGGTGGAAGAGAAGGAAACGGTCGTCAAGACGCAAGGTATGGGATCGTCGATCATTCAGACGAAAGAAAAGCCGCGACCGATCATACATATAGAAAGTGGTCAAGAAAAGCGGATTGAAACGACCAACAAAGAGCTTAACCGCGTGCTTGGCGGAGGCGTCGTACCGGGCTCGCTCATTCTAGTCGGCGGGGACCCGGGAATCGGCAAGTCGACGCTGCTTCTACAAACTTCGCATGCGCTGGCCGCCAAGAAACTGACCGTGCTTTATATTTCCGGAGAGGAGTCCGTTCGCCAGACACGGCTGCGTGCCGACCGCCTCGGCGCGTTGTCGGAGACGTTGTACGTTTTGTGCGAAACGAACATGGATCAGATTAACGACGCAATCGAATCGGTCAACCCCGACTTTCTCGTTATCGACTCCATTCAGACGGTATACGATCCTTCCGTGCAATCCGCTCCGGGAAGCGTCTCTCAAGTCAGGGAATGCACCGCGCATTTCATGCGAGTCGCCAAGATCAAAGGCATTGCCACCGTGCTTGTCGGCCATGTAACGAAAGAAGGGGCAATCGCGGGACCGCGGATGCTGGAGCATATGGTGGATTGCGTGCTCTATTTCGAGGGCGAGCGCCATCATACCTACCGGCTGCTGCGGGCAGTCAAGAACCGGTTCGGCTCGACGAACGAGATCGGCATTTTCGAAATGGTGGAGGACGGCCTGCGGGAAGTGAACAACCCGTCGGAGCTGTTCTTGTCCGAGCGGCCCATGGGCGTCTCGGGTTCGACAGTCGTCGCCAGCATGGAAGGCACGCGTCCCGTGCTTGTCGAAATGCAGGCGCTTGTCGCGACCACGAATTTCCCATCGCCGCGGCGGATGGCGACGGGCATCGATCATAACCGGATGACGCTTATCGTAGCGGTGCTGGAGAAACGAATGGGCATGTTCCTGCAGACACAGGATGCATACTTGAACGTGGCGGGCGGCATCAGGCTCGACGAGCCGGCAGTAGACTTGGCCGCCGCAGTGAGTATTGCATCGAGCTTTAAGGATGCGCCGACGAGACCGTTCGACGTGTTCTTCGGCGAGATTGGCTTAACGGGCGAAGTGCGGGCGGTTTCACGCGCGGAGCAGCGGGTGAAGGAAGCACATAAGCTCGGTTTCAAACGCGTAATCATGCCAAAGAAAAGCTTGAAGGGCTGGACCCCGCCTGCGGGGATAGAAATCATTGGCGTCGAGACGGTAGCAGAAGCGCTGTCCGCGGCATTCGGATAA
- the disA gene encoding DNA integrity scanning diadenylate cyclase DisA encodes MKETNQAEMVNQLLQMVAPGMAFREGLDNVLRAKTGALIVVGYSPEVMEVVDGGFSINCDFSPNYLYELAKMDGAIILSEDRKRILYANTQLIPDSSISSIETGIRHRTAERVAKQTGKLVVSISQRRNIITLYQGQFRYALKEMGVILTKANQAIQTLEKYKVVLGQSFTNLSALEFEEMVTLQEVAHVIKRVEMVIRVKMEIKRYVNELGTEGRLISMQMEELVGGVEEEAWFLLKDYAKDPTEERVRDIRSNIRKLSSEELLDLPQIIKLMGYSGVSAASEEMVAPRGYRLLSRIPRLPAGIINNLVERFGTLPHVLMATIEELDSVDGIGEVRARTIKEGLKRIQEQMFIDRQI; translated from the coding sequence ATGAAAGAGACGAACCAGGCAGAAATGGTCAATCAACTGCTCCAGATGGTCGCGCCCGGCATGGCATTCCGCGAAGGGCTCGATAACGTGCTGCGAGCAAAGACAGGGGCGCTCATCGTTGTCGGCTACAGCCCGGAAGTCATGGAGGTCGTCGATGGCGGTTTTTCCATCAATTGCGATTTCTCCCCGAACTATTTATACGAGCTCGCCAAAATGGACGGCGCCATTATTCTTAGCGAGGACCGCAAACGGATTTTGTACGCCAATACGCAGCTGATACCGGACAGCTCCATTTCGTCGATCGAGACGGGAATCCGGCATCGGACGGCGGAACGCGTGGCCAAGCAGACGGGCAAACTGGTCGTTTCCATCTCGCAGCGGCGAAATATTATTACGTTGTATCAAGGGCAATTCCGGTATGCCTTGAAGGAAATGGGCGTTATCCTTACGAAAGCCAACCAGGCCATTCAGACGCTTGAGAAGTATAAAGTGGTGCTTGGGCAATCGTTTACAAACCTGTCTGCGCTGGAGTTCGAGGAAATGGTTACGCTGCAGGAAGTAGCGCATGTTATCAAGCGGGTGGAGATGGTCATCCGCGTCAAAATGGAAATTAAACGCTATGTCAATGAGCTTGGCACGGAAGGCCGGCTCATCAGCATGCAGATGGAAGAACTGGTGGGCGGCGTGGAAGAGGAAGCGTGGTTCCTGCTGAAGGATTACGCGAAAGATCCTACCGAAGAGCGCGTCCGGGACATCCGTTCGAACATTCGCAAGCTGTCGTCCGAAGAGCTGCTTGATCTGCCGCAAATTATCAAACTGATGGGCTACAGCGGGGTTAGCGCAGCTTCCGAAGAGATGGTGGCACCGCGCGGTTACCGCCTGCTCAGCCGCATTCCCCGCCTGCCTGCCGGCATTATTAATAATCTCGTTGAACGGTTCGGCACGCTGCCGCATGTACTGATGGCGACGATCGAGGAATTGGACTCGGTGGACGGTATCGGCGAGGTTCGCGCCCGTACGATCAAGGAAGGCTTGAAGCGGATCCAAGAGCAGATGTTCATTGACAGACAAATTTAA
- the pssA gene encoding CDP-diacylglycerol--serine O-phosphatidyltransferase encodes MITKSIPSLFTVANLFLGIIAVILVFPDNAKPELAAMMVIIAMLMDGVDGRVARALNAQSEFGKELDSLSDVISFGVAPAFIMYSVAFQELNPAPAWIITALFPICGALRLARFNVVSGMPGYFIGLPIPAAGGVLATLALFHKDIAVSVLMATTLVLSFLMVSTVRYPNFKKLGIPKNAIWVVPIIVVISVAFGILFPHQLSKIIFVPLVLYALYGLKKNVDRRIPNKKRKRRLEQQLQEEAAHSEHSA; translated from the coding sequence ATGATCACGAAGTCGATACCGAGTCTTTTTACGGTGGCGAATTTGTTTCTAGGCATAATCGCCGTTATTCTTGTCTTTCCCGATAACGCCAAGCCCGAGCTGGCAGCGATGATGGTTATCATTGCCATGCTGATGGACGGCGTAGACGGTCGGGTAGCGCGGGCACTTAACGCGCAGAGCGAGTTTGGCAAAGAATTAGATTCCCTGTCGGATGTCATCTCCTTCGGAGTTGCGCCGGCGTTCATCATGTACAGCGTTGCCTTTCAAGAATTGAATCCTGCTCCGGCATGGATCATTACGGCGCTGTTTCCGATTTGCGGAGCGCTCCGGCTGGCGAGATTCAATGTTGTCTCCGGAATGCCGGGCTATTTCATCGGTCTTCCGATTCCCGCAGCGGGCGGCGTACTAGCTACGCTGGCCTTGTTCCACAAAGACATTGCGGTTTCCGTGTTAATGGCAACCACGCTTGTTCTCTCGTTCCTGATGGTCAGCACGGTGCGTTACCCGAACTTCAAGAAGCTTGGCATTCCGAAGAACGCGATATGGGTCGTACCTATTATTGTCGTCATCTCGGTGGCCTTCGGGATTTTATTCCCGCATCAGTTATCCAAAATCATTTTCGTGCCGCTCGTGCTTTATGCGCTGTACGGCTTAAAAAAAAACGTTGATCGGCGCATCCCGAATAAAAAACGGAAACGCCGGTTGGAACAACAGCTTCAAGAAGAGGCAGCACACAGCGAGCACAGCGCTTAA
- a CDS encoding nucleoside triphosphate pyrophosphohydrolase family protein, whose protein sequence is MNAPTLEQFQQQVSELLLRHRSLLDVLSKYGQSGASVNRAVAKSVTECGCIELNARKQQYEDDFNLEKAKTKLHHHITGELCEHCKEAIQNELGRNLFYMSAMANLLDIKLDDVIQRESDKCSTLGLFNLT, encoded by the coding sequence ATGAACGCACCAACGTTGGAGCAGTTCCAGCAGCAAGTATCCGAATTGCTGCTGCGTCATCGCAGCTTACTGGATGTCCTGTCCAAATACGGTCAATCCGGCGCTTCCGTCAACCGTGCCGTGGCCAAGTCCGTCACTGAATGCGGCTGCATCGAATTGAACGCCCGTAAGCAGCAATACGAGGACGACTTCAATCTCGAGAAAGCCAAGACCAAGCTGCATCACCACATCACCGGCGAACTTTGCGAACATTGCAAGGAAGCCATCCAGAACGAGTTGGGCCGTAATCTCTTCTACATGTCTGCCATGGCTAATTTGCTCGACATTAAGCTTGATGACGTCATTCAACGCGAATCCGACAAATGCAGCACGCTAGGACTGTTTAATTTAACTTAA
- a CDS encoding PIN/TRAM domain-containing protein gives MMKRMIQGIGLLFGGVIGAQLFGSVNSGLSFVASSSTNGIMQHSGSYYMSLGIGAVCGFALATALAGPLEKWMQQGAERASAVPTGELLSGGAGLLGGLAVSALLYPALSGLNGAWMLIPIALTVFLGYAGMRVGLSKRIEIGERITAFTERTAKPARQDEESTYEEHKILDTSVIIDGRIADICKTGFIEGTLVIPEFVLEELQHIADSSDLLKRNRGRRGLDILNKIQKELDVKVLIYEGDMEDGEVDSKLVKLAKVLHGKVVTNDFNLNKVCELQGVSVLNINDLANAVKPVVLPGEEIVVQVIKDGKEHGQGVAYLDDGTMIVVEGGRDYIGTTMEVLVTSVLQTSAGRMIFAKPKLLEKAQ, from the coding sequence ATGATGAAACGAATGATTCAAGGTATCGGTTTATTGTTTGGCGGCGTTATTGGGGCACAACTATTCGGCTCCGTAAACAGCGGCTTGAGTTTCGTGGCTTCGTCTTCGACGAACGGCATTATGCAGCATTCCGGCAGCTATTACATGAGCTTGGGTATCGGTGCGGTGTGCGGGTTTGCGCTCGCGACGGCGCTTGCAGGACCTTTGGAGAAGTGGATGCAGCAAGGAGCGGAAAGGGCTTCAGCTGTGCCGACGGGAGAATTGCTTTCTGGCGGAGCAGGCTTGCTCGGCGGTTTGGCGGTTTCGGCTTTGCTATATCCGGCGCTGTCGGGACTGAACGGCGCATGGATGCTTATTCCGATTGCGCTGACGGTGTTCCTCGGTTACGCGGGCATGCGGGTGGGCTTGAGCAAACGTATCGAAATCGGAGAGCGCATTACCGCTTTTACAGAACGGACCGCGAAGCCTGCACGGCAGGATGAGGAAAGCACCTACGAAGAACATAAGATTTTGGATACAAGCGTCATCATTGACGGCCGCATTGCGGATATTTGCAAGACCGGCTTTATTGAAGGCACGCTCGTCATTCCGGAGTTCGTTCTGGAGGAACTGCAGCATATCGCGGACTCGTCGGATCTGCTCAAGCGTAACCGCGGCCGCAGAGGGCTGGATATTCTGAATAAGATTCAGAAAGAGCTCGATGTCAAAGTGCTGATCTATGAAGGCGATATGGAAGATGGGGAAGTAGACAGCAAGCTGGTGAAGCTGGCCAAGGTGCTGCACGGGAAGGTCGTTACGAATGATTTTAACCTGAATAAAGTGTGCGAGCTCCAAGGCGTGTCCGTACTGAACATCAATGATCTGGCGAATGCTGTTAAGCCCGTCGTGCTGCCTGGTGAGGAAATCGTCGTGCAGGTTATCAAGGACGGCAAGGAGCATGGCCAAGGGGTGGCTTACTTGGACGACGGCACGATGATAGTCGTCGAGGGCGGGCGGGACTATATCGGTACGACGATGGAAGTGCTCGTGACCAGCGTGCTGCAAACGTCCGCGGGACGAATGATCTTCGCCAAACCGAAGCTGTTGGAAAAAGCACAGTAA
- the ispD gene encoding 2-C-methyl-D-erythritol 4-phosphate cytidylyltransferase, with protein MVVTDAKWGVVIVAAGRGTRMGTAESKQYLLLRDKPILVHTLETFESMDEISNICLVVGQQDVERCRAFVSEYGLHKVRAVTAGGSERQHSVQLGLSALSGDIDWVMVHDGVRPFVTHQAVRACMAKAMETGAAVLAVPVKDTIKQVNDKGVITATPERRSLWAIQTPQAFRRSLLEQGLAQAAADRFVGTDDAMAVERLGVSVSVAEGDYTNIKITTPDDLPWAEFLLASRERERGSDL; from the coding sequence ATGGTAGTAACGGATGCAAAATGGGGCGTCGTCATCGTGGCGGCAGGCCGCGGAACGCGGATGGGAACGGCAGAGAGCAAGCAGTACTTGCTGCTGAGGGACAAGCCGATTCTCGTACATACCCTGGAAACGTTTGAATCCATGGACGAGATCTCAAACATCTGCCTGGTCGTCGGACAGCAGGATGTCGAGCGCTGCAGAGCGTTCGTCTCGGAGTATGGTCTTCATAAAGTAAGAGCAGTCACGGCAGGCGGCAGCGAGAGGCAGCATTCCGTACAGCTTGGGCTTAGTGCCTTGAGCGGCGATATCGACTGGGTGATGGTGCATGACGGTGTAAGGCCGTTCGTGACGCATCAGGCGGTGAGGGCCTGCATGGCGAAAGCAATGGAGACAGGCGCCGCGGTACTGGCCGTACCGGTCAAGGATACGATTAAGCAGGTGAACGATAAAGGCGTCATTACCGCGACGCCTGAACGGCGAAGCTTGTGGGCGATTCAAACGCCGCAGGCTTTTCGCCGTTCTTTGCTGGAACAAGGGCTGGCGCAGGCGGCGGCGGACCGTTTCGTCGGAACGGACGATGCGATGGCGGTTGAAAGGCTTGGCGTATCGGTATCGGTCGCCGAAGGAGATTACACGAATATTAAAATAACGACGCCGGACGATTTGCCATGGGCGGAGTTTCTGCTGGCAAGCCGGGAGCGGGAGAGAGGTTCGGACTTATGA
- the ispF gene encoding 2-C-methyl-D-erythritol 2,4-cyclodiphosphate synthase — protein MIRVGQGFDVHQLVEGRPCIIGGVTIPYEKGLLGHSDADVLLHAISDAVLGALGLGDIGKHFPDTDPAFKDADSLKLLQHIWGLIKERGYKLGNVDATIIAQRPKMAPYIPQMVEVIAGALEAEESSQVNVKATTTEQLGFAGRGEGIAAQAVVCLVKVML, from the coding sequence ATGATTCGAGTGGGACAAGGATTTGACGTGCATCAACTGGTAGAGGGGCGTCCGTGTATCATCGGAGGCGTTACGATTCCGTACGAGAAGGGACTGCTTGGCCACTCCGACGCGGACGTGCTGCTGCATGCGATCAGCGATGCAGTGCTGGGGGCGCTTGGCCTCGGGGATATCGGCAAGCATTTTCCGGATACGGATCCGGCGTTCAAGGATGCGGACAGTCTGAAGCTGCTGCAGCATATATGGGGACTCATCAAGGAACGGGGCTATAAGCTAGGCAATGTCGATGCAACGATTATTGCGCAGCGCCCGAAGATGGCGCCATACATTCCGCAAATGGTTGAAGTGATCGCAGGCGCGCTTGAAGCGGAAGAGAGCTCGCAAGTGAACGTGAAAGCAACGACGACGGAACAGCTCGGCTTCGCCGGACGCGGGGAAGGAATTGCTGCGCAAGCGGTTGTCTGCCTCGTAAAAGTTATGCTATGA